ATAACGGTAGGCACTCGCGCTCATGCCAATAACGCGCAAGGAGCGACGCTCGCTCAGTCCATGGCTGACCATGTGGCGCACCAGTTCACGTCTGGCCGGTGCGCTCACCACTTTTTTATCAAGGCTTCTTTCGTCACCTCGTTCTCCAGCATAGCTTCGGCCAACAGCCTCTTTAGACGTGCGTTTTCGGTCTCCAGCTCTTTGAGGCGTTTGGCATCGGATACGTTCATGCCGCCAAACTTGCTGCGCCAGAGGTAATAGCTGGCCCCGCAGAAGCCATGCCTGCGGCAAAGCTCCGCCACCGCCAGACCCGCTTCGGCTTCCCGAGGGAAGCCAATGATTTGTTCTTCCGTAAATCTCTTCTTCACGTCCAATCTCCTGTCGTATGGGATTGGACTCCAACATCATTTGCTACTCAAATATGGGGGGACGTCGCTTTTGTGCAGACCCTCCCCAGAGTAGTGGGCAAGGTGGTATCAATCTCAGTGCGTAGACTTTTCTGTTTGAATTCGTCAATAATATTGAAGGTGACAGACCAACCCGCTGACCATCACGCGTTCGGCATTTAGTGACAATTTGGCCGTTGTTGAGCTGCTGACTCGCTTGGAGGGGGGCTGCCTGTTGGGTCTGTGTAGTTTCTTCGCACCCAGCCGGGTGCGGATTTAGTTTGGCTTGGCAGTACACGCGCCATAACACCGTCTAGTCAACGTCCCATTATCAGTAGCGCTGGGCTGTGTAGGCCGTTGTTAATTTAATTGTTTGCTGTAGTTGTGTTTTTCTACAGGATACCGGTGTTAGGCTGCTCAGTGAGCTCTTCGGTCTTTGCTCGTTGTATTCCTTTCTCCAGGTTTCTAGGATTACACGGGCATGCAGGTAATCGTCCCCTAGAACCCAAGGTCTGAGAAGTAGAATTTTTTCCAACGGAAGAAGTTCTACATGAGGAAGTCAAAGTTCACCGACAGCCATATCATGGATGCGGTCAAACGGGTCAAAGCGGGCTTTGCGGTGCCCGACATTTTCCGGGAGCTGGGCATCAGCACCGCGACGTTTTACAAGTGGCGAGCCAAATACGGCGGCATGGACGTGCCGATGATGGCGCGCATGAAAGAAGAAGTCCAGGACTTTGCAACGAAGTGGATGTGGTCTTACAACCATGACCGACCCAATATAGCCTTGGGCGGATTTACACCAAAGCAGCGACTGGCCATGGCTGCGTAACGTTTCTACTTCTACGACCCTTGCAAAAGGGGAGGATTCCCTAGTCAGGATCATTCACCTGGGCATAGCCCAAGCAATGGGCCAGTATCTGGGCACCTCGCGCTTGCGCGTGGCTCTCACTCTCCAGCACAAGACATGCCGCTCCTTCACCTAGCACCAAGCCTTCACGACTTTGCTCAAAGGGCCCAAGCCAGGCTGCTTTCGGATCATTGGGATTGAGTTTGGCCAACGCACCCAATGACTCCCAAGCTTTGACGACACCGGGAACGATCAACGCTTCAGATCCTCCGACGATGTGAATCGCCCCGGAATTCCAGAACCGGCCTCGCTCGAGGTTATGACGCTGCGGGTCAACGAATTCTCGATGGCACGCAGCTGGGATTCGAAATCTGTTTCAACCAGTCCCATGTCGCTACTCAGTATGAACGCGCCGGGTTTGAGGCGTGAGTCCCTTTCCACAACCAGCGTTTGTAGCGGCGGTGATTCTCGCAGCAGGTCGGTGACAGCTGCGCAGAGGGCATCGTAGTGGTTCGGATGAACGTGCAGCGTGGCCTGCGTTTCCTGGCGTAGGGCTTTGAGCGCCTTGCCCACGGCCAGTGTGGCGCGTTCATGGTCGCTGTACTGAGAAAAGATCGACCGAACCGCATTGATGACGACGCTCACGAGTTCCTGCTCGATGTCTGCCATGTATGCATCCCGAATGGCGATGGCCTCCAATAGGAGGCGGGATTTTTCCTGGGCGGCAGCTTCTGCACTTTCGCGGCGGATATTCTCAGCCTGCTCGGTTGCCTGATGGTTCGCCGCTTCCAGCAATTGCGCAGCTTCTGCTTTCGCATCGGTCAAAATGCTGGATGCCAGACGCAGGCAGCTGGCATCCTCGCGACGAATGATCTTTCCCGATTTCATGCCGCCTCTCCGGGGGCATCGAGCGCACCCGCCAGAATGGGCTCGGCTTCCCGCAGCACACGCTGCAAGAGGGCGCCACTGGGCGCCATCACAAGTAGACGAGGGGTCGACGCGTCGCGATCGAATGTATTTAGCCGGGCGGACAAGCGCGCGGCGAGCATTGGATGGTCGCATTCAATGCCATGGCAATAGGCGTGCAATGCGGCCCTGCCAGCTTCGCGCACGGCTGTGCCCGCTTGCTCCGGGTCTTCGAACCAGTATGGCGGAACGGCCAACATGCCGACGAGGGGTGCGCGCAGCATGCCGAAAAGGTACAGCTCTTGCCCCAGCTTTTCACGGAAGATGGCCATGCGCCTTCCATCCAGCACCTTGCGCAAGGTGGCCGCCGCACCCAATACACCCACGTGGTCGGCGAATCGCTGCAAGCGCGTTACAGGTATGGAGAGCAGTGTCCAGGCCAGGACATAGGAGTGCCCAAGGTTTGGAGTGTCTGCCCCGCGTTCTGCGGGAAATGTGACTTTCAACAACAGCTGGCGAGCGCGCTCGCTCAGTCGGTTGGTGTCAATGCCGTGAATATGGTGAGGGGCAGCAGGAGACATGGAGCTGTGACAAGTAGAGCTAGAAACGGGCTTCAAAAATGAGTGGTTACCTGCAACACTGGAGTTTATCCGTGCAACAGAAGAAACTAAAAATAAAAAAATGGCGCCCCTGCTGAACTTTCGTTTCATCCCTTCCCACTCACATCGTGAATTTCAATTTTGCAGCTCATGTACAACGTAAAGATAGCTCATCCCACCCGGAACATTGAGGCATTGTGCGTGGCGGGTGTGCTTGCCCCAGGGTTGGCTAGGTTGTTGACTGAGGTCGGCTTTCTGGCCATTGATCAAAAAGATTGGCCGAGGGCGCATCAAATTTTCTCGGTGCTCAAGGAATTTCGATCGGAGAGTGAGTTTCCTTACGTGGGGCTAGCGTTGATTGAGTTGCTCCAGTCGAGGTTCGAAGCTGCCGCTGCCGAGGTGGCGCAAGGTTTGCTAAAGGTGCCTGAAAGTCGAGCGTTGATCGAGCTGCTGGATATTGTTTTGCGGAATGGAGCTTCGTCATGAGTCTATTGAGCAACCCTGCTGTGGATCAAGCGCCGTCTTCGGACTTGTTACAGAAAGCATCGGGACCA
This DNA window, taken from Rhodoferax potami, encodes the following:
- a CDS encoding integrase core domain-containing protein; translation: MEKILLLRPWVLGDDYLHARVILETWRKEYNEQRPKSSLSSLTPVSCRKTQLQQTIKLTTAYTAQRY
- the sctL gene encoding type III secretion system stator protein SctL translates to MKSGKIIRREDASCLRLASSILTDAKAEAAQLLEAANHQATEQAENIRRESAEAAAQEKSRLLLEAIAIRDAYMADIEQELVSVVINAVRSIFSQYSDHERATLAVGKALKALRQETQATLHVHPNHYDALCAAVTDLLRESPPLQTLVVERDSRLKPGAFILSSDMGLVETDFESQLRAIENSLTRSVITSSEAGSGIPGRFTSSEDLKR